Proteins from one Pontibacter korlensis genomic window:
- a CDS encoding inorganic diphosphatase encodes MKRYSYFLLLLLAFVVSACKTDYTSLPTYSANKQLQAVVETPAGNTHKLVYDKEKQEFVPDLDAGHEREVNFLPYPGNFGFIPSTEIDKNGRGLEVLVLSERQEPGTDMEVIPVGLMQLERGGELRHIVVAVPARPSERQLDATNYENFSTKYPGAKAILQIWFANYNKAAGTRFVGWRDEKFAEKEIQRWMKL; translated from the coding sequence ATGAAACGCTACTCTTACTTTCTCCTACTGCTCCTAGCTTTCGTCGTTTCTGCCTGCAAAACGGATTATACAAGCTTGCCAACCTACTCTGCAAACAAGCAGCTGCAAGCAGTTGTTGAAACTCCTGCGGGCAACACACACAAGCTGGTGTATGATAAGGAGAAGCAGGAGTTTGTACCTGATTTAGATGCAGGCCATGAGCGTGAGGTAAACTTCCTCCCCTACCCGGGCAACTTTGGCTTTATACCTTCCACGGAAATTGATAAGAACGGCAGAGGCCTGGAAGTACTGGTACTCTCAGAGCGACAGGAGCCCGGCACAGATATGGAGGTAATTCCGGTAGGTCTGATGCAATTGGAGAGAGGCGGTGAACTGCGGCATATAGTGGTAGCCGTACCTGCCCGACCTAGTGAGCGCCAGCTGGATGCAACCAACTATGAGAACTTTAGCACAAAGTATCCTGGCGCGAAAGCCATACTGCAGATCTGGTTTGCCAACTACAACAAAGCAGCCGGAACAAGGTTTGTTGGCTGGCGAGATGAAAAGTTTGCTGAAAAGGAAATACAGCGTTGGATGAAGTTGTAA
- the rplS gene encoding 50S ribosomal protein L19: MSELIKFIEQESTDKRASFPAFQAGDTINVHVRIREGNKERVQQFQGVVIQRKNVNTNGETFTVRKVSNQIGLERIFPVLSPAIEKIELVRRGRVRRARLYYLRGLQGKAARIKERR; this comes from the coding sequence ATGAGCGAACTAATTAAATTCATTGAGCAGGAATCTACTGACAAGCGCGCCTCTTTCCCAGCTTTTCAGGCGGGTGATACTATAAACGTACACGTTAGAATCCGTGAGGGTAACAAAGAGCGTGTTCAGCAATTCCAAGGCGTTGTGATTCAGCGTAAGAACGTGAACACAAACGGTGAAACGTTCACTGTAAGAAAAGTATCAAACCAAATCGGTTTAGAGCGTATCTTCCCAGTGCTTTCTCCTGCTATCGAGAAAATTGAACTGGTAAGAAGAGGTAGAGTAAGAAGAGCAAGACTGTACTACCTGAGAGGTCTTCAGGGTAAAGCTGCTCGTATCAAGGAAAGAAGATAA
- the trmD gene encoding tRNA (guanosine(37)-N1)-methyltransferase TrmD: MRFDIISCQPDLLDSPFSHSILKRAQQKGLVEIHIHDLRKFAINKHGQIDDYAFGGGAGMVMMIEPIDKCISELQAERKYDAIIYMTPDGQTLNQRIVNQFSLMENVIILCGHYKGVDERVRQHYVTHEISIGDYVLSGGELGAAVLADAIIRIIPGVLNDESSALTDSFQDGLLAPPVYTRPAEYKGMKVPDILMSGDTPKIEQWRFEQAIERTKLRRPDLLNE, translated from the coding sequence ATGCGCTTTGACATCATCAGTTGCCAGCCCGACCTGCTGGATAGCCCTTTCAGCCACTCAATTCTGAAGCGGGCACAGCAAAAAGGCCTGGTAGAAATTCACATCCACGACCTGCGCAAATTTGCTATAAACAAGCATGGCCAGATAGATGACTATGCCTTCGGTGGCGGTGCAGGCATGGTAATGATGATCGAGCCTATTGATAAGTGCATTTCTGAGCTGCAGGCTGAGCGCAAGTATGATGCAATTATCTACATGACACCGGACGGGCAGACACTGAACCAGCGCATTGTAAATCAATTCTCCCTGATGGAGAACGTGATTATACTTTGCGGGCACTACAAAGGTGTAGATGAGCGAGTGCGACAGCATTATGTAACGCACGAGATCAGCATCGGAGACTATGTTCTCTCAGGTGGTGAACTTGGTGCTGCTGTTTTGGCTGATGCCATTATCCGCATAATACCTGGGGTGCTAAACGATGAATCCTCTGCTCTTACAGACTCTTTTCAGGATGGTTTACTGGCACCGCCAGTTTACACACGCCCGGCTGAGTATAAAGGAATGAAGGTGCCGGACATCCTGATGTCAGGCGACACGCCAAAGATAGAACAATGGCGTTTTGAGCAAGCAATAGAGCGTACCAAACTGCGCCGCCCTGACCTGCTCAACGAATAA
- the rimM gene encoding ribosome maturation factor RimM (Essential for efficient processing of 16S rRNA) — MHVDECFLLGYIVKTHGTKGQVVAFFDVDYPEDYEDLESVFLEQKGRLIPFFITTMEPVQKGRFIIKFEDINTIEQAEALRNTSLYLSLDELPELEEGQFYFHDVIGYQVVDEQHGELGTVKEFYDLPQQQLMVMEYLDQDMLVPVMDEIFLRADHEAKLLHVSLPEGLLEVYTQPSSPDDEADDLDEDTEEEKK, encoded by the coding sequence ATGCATGTTGATGAATGCTTCCTATTAGGCTATATCGTCAAGACCCATGGCACGAAGGGGCAAGTAGTTGCGTTTTTTGACGTAGACTATCCCGAAGATTATGAAGATTTGGAATCAGTTTTCCTTGAGCAAAAAGGAAGACTGATTCCTTTTTTTATAACGACCATGGAGCCTGTGCAGAAGGGCCGGTTTATTATCAAGTTTGAGGATATCAATACCATCGAGCAAGCCGAAGCACTGCGCAACACCTCCCTTTACCTGTCGCTGGATGAACTGCCGGAGTTGGAAGAAGGCCAGTTCTACTTCCACGATGTAATCGGCTACCAAGTGGTTGATGAGCAGCACGGGGAGTTGGGAACTGTAAAAGAGTTCTACGACCTTCCGCAACAGCAGCTTATGGTAATGGAGTACCTGGACCAGGATATGCTGGTACCGGTAATGGACGAGATCTTCCTGCGTGCCGACCATGAGGCTAAACTCTTGCACGTAAGCCTGCCAGAGGGCCTACTGGAAGTATATACACAGCCATCGAGCCCTGACGACGAAGCCGACGATCTTGACGAAGACACCGAGGAGGAGAAAAAGTAA
- a CDS encoding 30S ribosomal protein S16, translated as MAVKIRLARRGRKKAAIYDIVVADARAPRDGKFIEKLGTYNPNTVPAFIDFNEDKAFQWVMNGAQPTDTVKAMLSYRGILYKKHLQVGVIKGAISQETADQRFNEWKESKDAKIEAKRQQVGSEKEAKRAAALEAERKVNVARAEAIRQREAEKAAANAPAEEATEAPAEGGEGESTEEQA; from the coding sequence ATGGCAGTAAAAATCAGACTGGCCCGCAGAGGCCGCAAGAAAGCCGCTATCTACGATATCGTAGTAGCTGACGCTCGAGCACCACGTGATGGTAAATTTATCGAGAAATTGGGTACTTACAACCCGAACACTGTTCCAGCCTTCATCGACTTCAACGAAGACAAGGCGTTCCAGTGGGTAATGAACGGTGCACAGCCAACTGACACCGTAAAAGCAATGCTTTCTTACAGAGGCATCCTGTACAAGAAGCACCTACAAGTAGGTGTTATCAAGGGCGCTATCTCTCAGGAAACTGCTGACCAGCGTTTTAACGAGTGGAAAGAATCTAAAGACGCGAAGATTGAGGCGAAGCGCCAGCAAGTAGGCTCTGAGAAAGAGGCGAAGCGTGCTGCTGCTCTTGAGGCTGAGCGTAAAGTTAATGTGGCTCGTGCAGAAGCTATCCGTCAGCGTGAAGCTGAGAAAGCTGCTGCTAACGCTCCTGCTGAAGAGGCTACTGAGGCTCCAGCTGAAGGTGGCGAAGGCGAGTCTACTGAAGAGCAAGCATAA